One Castanea sativa cultivar Marrone di Chiusa Pesio chromosome 4, ASM4071231v1 DNA window includes the following coding sequences:
- the LOC142632452 gene encoding uncharacterized protein LOC142632452, translated as MIDGLFNTEEAELIKTIPLSREATMDNQQNIVRLNQPADSLHQIAHISKVWLADYRAKQMDSDMPVQQNQRPRKHWKPPPAELFKINFDSAVFPHEKKIGIGVVIRDHRGLVITSCSKLVHQELCSDDIEATTAGWALAFALEIGVKRVVLEGDSLNVIKGLTKEKKLLVPMGLLIEDAKKLSYCFDELLYSHTERECNTLAHSMTKYAVGIPDFLVWMEDVPPQLLNVFQADLFGFFE; from the exons ATGATTGATGGTCTTTTCAACACTGAGGAAGCAGAGCTGATTAAGACAATCCCCTTAAGCCGCGAAGCAACTATGGAT AACCAACAGAACATAGTGCGCCTCAATCAACCTGCAGACTCGCTTCACCAGATAGCTCACATCTCAAAAGTTTGGTTAGCTGATTATCGTGCCAAGCAGATGGATTCGGATATGCCAGTGCAGCAAAATCAGCGCCCTAGAAAGCATTGGAAACCACCACCAGCAGAGCTCTTCAAAATCAACTTTGATAGTGCGGTTTtcccacatgaaaaaaaaattggcattgGCGTTGTTATTCGAGACCATAGAGGTTTAGTGATAACATCATGTTCAAAATTGGTACACCAAGAATTGTGCAGTGATGATATTGAAGCCACAACTGCGGGGTGGGCTCTAGCTTTTGCCTTGGAGATAGGAGTTAAGCGGGTTGTCTTGGAGGGAGATTCTTTGAATGTCATTAAAGGTTTAACGAAGGAAAAGAAGCTGTTGGTACCAATGGGTTTGCTAATTGAGGAtgcaaaaaaattatcttactGTTTTGATGAATTACTTTACTCTCACACAGAGAGGGAATGTAATACTTTAGCTCATAGTATGACTAAATATGCTGTTGGCATACCAGATTTTTTAgtatggatggaggatgttccaccaCAATTACTCAATGTATTTCAAGCTGACTTATTCGGCTTTTTTGAATAA